From Delphinus delphis chromosome X, mDelDel1.2, whole genome shotgun sequence, a single genomic window includes:
- the CCDC22 gene encoding coiled-coil domain-containing protein 22 produces MEEADRILIHSLRQAGTAVPPDVQTLRAFTTELVVEAVVRCLRVINPAVGSGLSPLLPLAMSARFRLAMSLAQACMDLGYPLELGYQNFLYPSEPDLRDLLLFLAERLPTDASEDADQPAGDSAILLRAIGSQIRDQLALPWVPPLLRTPKLQHLQGSAHQKPFHASRLFMPDLLSRGEPREFQASPLLLPAPAQVPQPAARVASLLECHAIQLCQHTGRDRPRDEDWVHRASRLPVQEDTRAQRQRLQKHLAEHLRQTWGRPGPPQQARDLGELLQAWGAGARTGAPKGSRFTHSEKFTFHLEPEAQAAQVSDVPATSRRPEQDTWAAQEQELESLREQLEGVNRNIEEVEANMKTLGISLVQVETECRQSKLSTAEHEQALRLKSRAVELLPDGAANLAKLQLVVESSAQRVIHLAGQWEKHRVPLLAEYRHLRKLQDCRELESSRRLAEIQELHQSVRAAAEEARRKEDVYKQLMSELETLPRDVSRLAYTQRILEIVGNIRKQKEEITKILSDTKELQKEINSLSGKLDRTFAVTDELVFKDAKKDDAVRKAYKYLAALHENCSQLIQTIEDTGTIMREVRDLEEQIETEMGKKTLSNLEKIREDYRALRQENAGLLGRVREA; encoded by the exons ATGGAGGAGGCGGACCGAATCCTCATCCATTCCCTGCGACAGGCCGGCAC GGCAGTTCCTCCAGATGTGCAGACCCTGCGAGCCTTCACCACTGAGCTGGTTGTAGAAGCTGTGGTCCGTTGCCTGCGTGTGATCAACCCTGCTGTGGGCTCCGGCCTTAGCCCCCTGCTGCCTCTTGCTATGTCTGCCCGGTTCCGTCTGGCCATGAGCCTGGCTCAGGCCTGTATG gacctgGGATATCCCTTGGAGCTTGGCTATCAGAACTTCCTCTACCCCAGTGAGCCTGACCTCCGggacctgcttctcttcctggctGAACGTCTGCCCACTGATGCCTCTGAGGACGCAGACCAGCCTGCTG GTGACTCAGCTATCCTCCTCCGGGCCATCGGGAGCCAAATCCGGGACCAGCTAGCCCTGCCCTGGGTCCCACCCCTCCTTCGCACTCCTAAGCTGCAGCACCTCCAG GGTTCGGCCCACCAGAAGCCTTTCCATGCCAGCAGGCTGTTCATGCCTGATTTGCTCTCCAGAGGAG AGCCCCGGGAGTTCCAGGCGAGTCCCCTGCTGCTACCAGCCCCCGCCCAGGTGCCGCAGCCTGCTGCGAGGGTGGCCTCACTTCTTGAATGCCACGCCATCCAACTCTGCCAGCACACGGGCCGGGACCGCCCCAGGGATGAGGACTGGGTCCACCGGGCATCCCGCCTCCCCGTCCAG GAGGATACTCGGGCTCAGCGGCAGCGGCTGCAGAAGCACTTGGCCGAGCATCTGCGCCAGACCTGGGGCCGGCCAGGGCCCCCCCAACAAGCCCGAGACCTGGGAGAGCTGCTGCAGGCCTGGGGTGCTGGCGCCAGGACTGGTGCTCCCAAGGGCTCCCGCTTCACACATTCAGAGAAGTTCACCTTCCATCTG GAGCCCGAGGCCCAGGCAGCCCAGGTGTCAGATGTGCCGGCCACCTCCCGGCGGCCTGAACAG GACACATGGGCAGCTCAGGAGCAGGAGCTGGAGTCTCTTCGGGAGCAGCTGGAGGGAGTGAATCGCAACATTGAAGAGGTTGAAGCCAACATGAAGACCCTGGGAATCAGCCTCGTGCAG GTGGAGACCGAGTGTCGGCAGAGCAAGCTCAGCACAGCGGAGCATGAGCAGGCCCTGCGCCTGAAGAGCCGGGCGGTGGAGCTGCTGCCCGACGGGGCTGCCAACCTTGCCAAGCTGCAG CTCGTGGTAGAGAGCAGTGCCCAGCGGGTCATCCACTTGGCAGGTCAGTGGGAAAAGCATCGTGTTCCGCTCCTTGCTGAGTACCGCCACCTCCGAAAGCTCCAGGACTGCAGAGAG CTGGAATCTTCTCGACGGCTGGCAGAGATCCAGGAGCTGCACCAGAGTGTTCGGGCAGCTGCTGAAGAGGCCCGCCGGAAGGAGGACGTCTATAAGCAGCTG ATGTCAGAGCTCGAGACCCTGCCCAGAGACGTGTCTCGGCTGGCCTATACCCAGCGCATCCTGGAGATTGTGGGCAACATCcggaagcagaaggaagagatCACTAAG ATCTTGTCTGACACGAAGGAGCTTCAGAAGGAAATCAACTCCCTGTCTGGGAAGCTGGACCGGACGTTTGCGGTGACTGATGAGCTTGTGTTCAAG GATGCCAAAAAGGACGATGCTGTTCGGAAGGCCTACAAGTATCTAGCTGCCTTGCATGAG AACTGCAGCCAGCTCATCCAGACCATCGAGGACACGGGCACAATCATGCGGGAGGTTCGAGACCTTGAGGAGCAG ATTGAGACGGAGATGGGCAAGAAGACCCTCAGCAACCTGGAGAAGATCCGTGAGGACTACCGAGCCCTTCGCCAGGAGAATGCTGGCCTCCTGGGCCGGGTCCGTGAGGCCTGA
- the FOXP3 gene encoding forkhead box protein P3 isoform X3 has protein sequence MPNPRPAKPLAPSLVLSPSPGALPSWRAAPKASDQLGAKGPGTTFQGRDLRGGAHASSSSLNPMPPSQLQLPTVPLVMVAPSGARLGPSPHLQALLQDRPHFVHQLSTVDAHARTPVLQVRPLDSPAMISLPPPTAATGVFSLKARPGLPPGINVASLEWVSREPALLCTFPSPGVPRKDSTLSTMPQGSYSLLANGVCKWPGCEKVFEEPEDFLKHCQADHLLDEKGRAQCLLQREVVQSLEQQLVLEKEKLGAMQAHLAGKMAPTKAPSTASSDKGSCCIVATGTPGTTVPAWPGPQEAPEGLFAVRRHLWGSHANSTIPEFFHNMDYFKFHNMRPPFTYATLIRWAILEAPEKQRTLNEIYHWFTHMFAFFRNHPATWKNAIRHNLSLHKCFVRVESEKGAVWTVDEFEFRKKRSQRPSRCSNPTPGS, from the exons ATGCCCAACCCCAGGCCAGCCAAGCCCTTGGCCCCTTCCTTGGTACTCAGCCCATCCCCAGGAGCCTTGCCCAGCTGGAGGGCTGCACCCAAGGCCTCAGACCAGCTGGGAGCCAAGGGCCCAGGGACAACCTTCCAGGGCCGGGACCTCCGAGGTGGGGCTCacgcctcctcttcctccttgaaCCCCATGCCACCATCGCAGCTGCAG CTGCCCACAGTGCCCCTCGTCATGGTGGCACCCTCTGGAGCACGGCTGGGTCCCTCGCCCCACTTGCAGGCACTCCTCCAGGACAGGCCACACTTTGTGCACCAG CTCTCAACGGTGGATGCCCATGCCCGGACCCCTGTGCTGCAGGTGCGCCCACTGGACAGCCCAGCTATGATCAGCCTCCCGCCACCCACTGCTGCTACGGGGGTCTTCTCCCTCAAGGCCCGGCCCGGCCTGCCACCTG GGATCAACGTGGCCAGCCTGGAATGGGTGTCCAGGGAGCCAGCACTGCTCTGCACCTTCCCAAGCCCCGGTGTGCCCAGGAAGGACAG CACCCTTTCAACCATGCCCCAGGGCTCCTACTCACTGCTAGCAAATGGTGTCTGCAAGTGGCCCGGATGTGAGAAGGTCTTCGAGGAGCCAGAGGACTTCCTCAA GCACTGCCAGGCAGACCATCTCCTGGATGAGAAGGGCAGGGCACAGTGTCTCCTCCAGAGGGAGGTGGTGCAGTCTCTGGAGCAACAG CTGGTGCTGGAGAAGGAGAAGCTGGGTGCTATGCAAGCCCACCTGGCTGGGAAGATGGCCCCAACCAAGGCTCCATCCACG gcATCATCCGACAAGGGCTCCTGCTGTATCGTAGCCACTGGCACCCCGGGCACCACTGTCCCAGCCTGGCCGGGTCCCCAAGAGGCCCCTGAAGGCCTGTTTGCTGTGCGGAGGCACCTCTGGGGCAGCCATGCAAACAGCACGATCCCAG AGTTCTTCCACAACATGGACTACTTCAAGTTTCACAACATGCGGCCCCCTTTCACCTATGCCACCCTCATCCGCTGG GCCATCCTGGAGGCTCCCGAGAAGCAGCGGACACTCAACGAGATCTATCACTGGTTCACACACATGTTCGCCTTCTTCAGAAACCACCCTGCCACCTGGAAG AACGCCATCCGCCACAACCTGAGCCTGCATAAGTGCTTCGTGCGCGTGGAGAGTGAGAAGGGGGCCGTGTGGACCGTGGATGAGTTTGAGTTCCGCAAGAAGAGGAGCCAGAGGCCCAGCAGGTGTTCCAACCCCACACCCGGCTCCTGA
- the FOXP3 gene encoding forkhead box protein P3 isoform X1, giving the protein MPNPRPAKPLAPSLVLSPSPGALPSWRAAPKASDQLGAKGPGTTFQGRDLRGGAHASSSSLNPMPPSQLQLPTVPLVMVAPSGARLGPSPHLQALLQDRPHFVHQLSTVDAHARTPVLQVRPLDSPAMISLPPPTAATGVFSLKARPGLPPGINVASLEWVSREPALLCTFPSPGVPRKDRSVCRAGKDPCPAIPSSDTLCPPSTLSTMPQGSYSLLANGVCKWPGCEKVFEEPEDFLKHCQADHLLDEKGRAQCLLQREVVQSLEQQLVLEKEKLGAMQAHLAGKMAPTKAPSTASSDKGSCCIVATGTPGTTVPAWPGPQEAPEGLFAVRRHLWGSHANSTIPEFFHNMDYFKFHNMRPPFTYATLIRWAILEAPEKQRTLNEIYHWFTHMFAFFRNHPATWKVSTSGGGSGWEGLKCHCGAGSSSGMGGPGTGLVGMLRKGRRSIFGGDCWPQRMTACLLPSPTSPARLAGPPSTERHPPQPEPA; this is encoded by the exons ATGCCCAACCCCAGGCCAGCCAAGCCCTTGGCCCCTTCCTTGGTACTCAGCCCATCCCCAGGAGCCTTGCCCAGCTGGAGGGCTGCACCCAAGGCCTCAGACCAGCTGGGAGCCAAGGGCCCAGGGACAACCTTCCAGGGCCGGGACCTCCGAGGTGGGGCTCacgcctcctcttcctccttgaaCCCCATGCCACCATCGCAGCTGCAG CTGCCCACAGTGCCCCTCGTCATGGTGGCACCCTCTGGAGCACGGCTGGGTCCCTCGCCCCACTTGCAGGCACTCCTCCAGGACAGGCCACACTTTGTGCACCAG CTCTCAACGGTGGATGCCCATGCCCGGACCCCTGTGCTGCAGGTGCGCCCACTGGACAGCCCAGCTATGATCAGCCTCCCGCCACCCACTGCTGCTACGGGGGTCTTCTCCCTCAAGGCCCGGCCCGGCCTGCCACCTG GGATCAACGTGGCCAGCCTGGAATGGGTGTCCAGGGAGCCAGCACTGCTCTGCACCTTCCCAAGCCCCGGTGTGCCCAGGAAGGACAGGTCAGTGTGCAGGGCTGGGAAGGACCCTTGCCCTGCCATCCCCTCCTCTGACACACTTTGTCCCCCCAGCACCCTTTCAACCATGCCCCAGGGCTCCTACTCACTGCTAGCAAATGGTGTCTGCAAGTGGCCCGGATGTGAGAAGGTCTTCGAGGAGCCAGAGGACTTCCTCAA GCACTGCCAGGCAGACCATCTCCTGGATGAGAAGGGCAGGGCACAGTGTCTCCTCCAGAGGGAGGTGGTGCAGTCTCTGGAGCAACAG CTGGTGCTGGAGAAGGAGAAGCTGGGTGCTATGCAAGCCCACCTGGCTGGGAAGATGGCCCCAACCAAGGCTCCATCCACG gcATCATCCGACAAGGGCTCCTGCTGTATCGTAGCCACTGGCACCCCGGGCACCACTGTCCCAGCCTGGCCGGGTCCCCAAGAGGCCCCTGAAGGCCTGTTTGCTGTGCGGAGGCACCTCTGGGGCAGCCATGCAAACAGCACGATCCCAG AGTTCTTCCACAACATGGACTACTTCAAGTTTCACAACATGCGGCCCCCTTTCACCTATGCCACCCTCATCCGCTGG GCCATCCTGGAGGCTCCCGAGAAGCAGCGGACACTCAACGAGATCTATCACTGGTTCACACACATGTTCGCCTTCTTCAGAAACCACCCTGCCACCTGGAAGGTGAGCACCTCCGGAGGTGGCAGTGGCTGGGAGGGCCTCAAATGCCACTGCGGTGCTGGGTCAAGTTCAGGAATGGGCGGGCCTGGGACTGGGCTTGTAGGCATGTTGAGAAAGGGCAGGAGGTCGATTTTTGGTGGGGACTGCTGGCCTCAGAGGATGACTGcctgcctgctcccctccccaacGTCCCCGGCCCGGCTGGCTGGTCCTCCTTCCACAGAACGCCATCCGCCACAACCTGAGCCTGCATAA
- the FOXP3 gene encoding forkhead box protein P3 isoform X2: protein MPNPRPAKPLAPSLVLSPSPGALPSWRAAPKASDQLGAKGPGTTFQGRDLRGGAHASSSSLNPMPPSQLQLPTVPLVMVAPSGARLGPSPHLQALLQDRPHFVHQLSTVDAHARTPVLQVRPLDSPAMISLPPPTAATGVFSLKARPGLPPGINVASLEWVSREPALLCTFPSPGVPRKDRSVCRAGKDPCPAIPSSDTLCPPSTLSTMPQGSYSLLANGVCKWPGCEKVFEEPEDFLKHCQADHLLDEKGRAQCLLQREVVQSLEQQLVLEKEKLGAMQAHLAGKMAPTKAPSTASSDKGSCCIVATGTPGTTVPAWPGPQEAPEGLFAVRRHLWGSHANSTIPEFFHNMDYFKFHNMRPPFTYATLIRWAILEAPEKQRTLNEIYHWFTHMFAFFRNHPATWKNAIRHNLSLHKCFVRVESEKGAVWTVDEFEFRKKRSQRPSRCSNPTPGS, encoded by the exons ATGCCCAACCCCAGGCCAGCCAAGCCCTTGGCCCCTTCCTTGGTACTCAGCCCATCCCCAGGAGCCTTGCCCAGCTGGAGGGCTGCACCCAAGGCCTCAGACCAGCTGGGAGCCAAGGGCCCAGGGACAACCTTCCAGGGCCGGGACCTCCGAGGTGGGGCTCacgcctcctcttcctccttgaaCCCCATGCCACCATCGCAGCTGCAG CTGCCCACAGTGCCCCTCGTCATGGTGGCACCCTCTGGAGCACGGCTGGGTCCCTCGCCCCACTTGCAGGCACTCCTCCAGGACAGGCCACACTTTGTGCACCAG CTCTCAACGGTGGATGCCCATGCCCGGACCCCTGTGCTGCAGGTGCGCCCACTGGACAGCCCAGCTATGATCAGCCTCCCGCCACCCACTGCTGCTACGGGGGTCTTCTCCCTCAAGGCCCGGCCCGGCCTGCCACCTG GGATCAACGTGGCCAGCCTGGAATGGGTGTCCAGGGAGCCAGCACTGCTCTGCACCTTCCCAAGCCCCGGTGTGCCCAGGAAGGACAGGTCAGTGTGCAGGGCTGGGAAGGACCCTTGCCCTGCCATCCCCTCCTCTGACACACTTTGTCCCCCCAGCACCCTTTCAACCATGCCCCAGGGCTCCTACTCACTGCTAGCAAATGGTGTCTGCAAGTGGCCCGGATGTGAGAAGGTCTTCGAGGAGCCAGAGGACTTCCTCAA GCACTGCCAGGCAGACCATCTCCTGGATGAGAAGGGCAGGGCACAGTGTCTCCTCCAGAGGGAGGTGGTGCAGTCTCTGGAGCAACAG CTGGTGCTGGAGAAGGAGAAGCTGGGTGCTATGCAAGCCCACCTGGCTGGGAAGATGGCCCCAACCAAGGCTCCATCCACG gcATCATCCGACAAGGGCTCCTGCTGTATCGTAGCCACTGGCACCCCGGGCACCACTGTCCCAGCCTGGCCGGGTCCCCAAGAGGCCCCTGAAGGCCTGTTTGCTGTGCGGAGGCACCTCTGGGGCAGCCATGCAAACAGCACGATCCCAG AGTTCTTCCACAACATGGACTACTTCAAGTTTCACAACATGCGGCCCCCTTTCACCTATGCCACCCTCATCCGCTGG GCCATCCTGGAGGCTCCCGAGAAGCAGCGGACACTCAACGAGATCTATCACTGGTTCACACACATGTTCGCCTTCTTCAGAAACCACCCTGCCACCTGGAAG AACGCCATCCGCCACAACCTGAGCCTGCATAAGTGCTTCGTGCGCGTGGAGAGTGAGAAGGGGGCCGTGTGGACCGTGGATGAGTTTGAGTTCCGCAAGAAGAGGAGCCAGAGGCCCAGCAGGTGTTCCAACCCCACACCCGGCTCCTGA